A window from Drosophila kikkawai strain 14028-0561.14 chromosome 2L, DkikHiC1v2, whole genome shotgun sequence encodes these proteins:
- the LOC108072527 gene encoding uncharacterized protein, whose translation MNFNSIYCGNAESNYPPRLGICKRKTWRQRQQARHETQDRRQWREQNQAVIERLSQMVGAWPQDVGDFLYDLTLKKYSHLLNPRDRGWSFCKVPLCYPNVCDRYMGIFDRSGNLRDPTHPKCLHHLLQLLLDHLNGGCYNSCLGLPLHAEYSGGCPPSLRRYRNVVKIHDSEVEGIDEHARESLTWDPGSPLPRKFNIKSKAATIPPPIESQNDLPTSSPRMSIEGPYKRDDPDKAKKQIPRKDLGRYSVFLNDELALAHNRSYFYMENMVNEALERRRNKNSYVGPIGNLRTERLRVLIKTLIEKKGRRVDPQELNRIIDKVDLSHHVEKKRLKQIAIEISTLYSSVVQSNSNFNKSKLPASQRRPKKVLGTLNIAIHEPLVNRNNSKVSSKRNTWLKPQDHRKSLVTHRTTWKGSHNKDMERLSTKHRKSL comes from the coding sequence ATGAACTTTAATAGCATTTACTGTGGAAATGCAGAATCAAATTATCCACCAAGACTGGGCATTTGTAAGCGGAAAACATGGCGACAGCGACAGCAAGCTCGACACGAGACCCAGGATCGCCGTCAATGGCGGGAGCAGAATCAAGCGGTGATCGAGCGGTTGTCCCAGATGGTCGGTGCTTGGCCCCAGGATGTCGGTGACTTCCTCTACGACCTCACCCTGAAGAAATATTCGCATTTGCTAAACCCCCGGGATCGTGGATGGAGCTTCTGCAAGGTGCCACTCTGCTATCCGAATGTCTGTGACCGCTACATGGGTATATTCGATCGGTCTGGCAACTTGAGGGATCCCACGCATCCGAAGTGTCTCCATCATCTGCTCCAGTTGCTGCTGGATCATCTCAATGGCGGTTGCTATAACAGCTGCCTGGGGTTGCCCCTGCACGCGGAGTATTCTGGCGGTTGTCCACCCAGTCTTCGCAGATAcagaaatgttgttaaaatCCACGATTCAGAAGTAGAGGGCATCGATGAGCACGCTAGGGAATCCTTAACCTGGGATCCGGGAAGTCCGTTGCCCAGGAAATTTAATATCAAAAGTAAAGCCGCCACAATACCACCACCAATAGAATCACAAAATGATTTACCAACCAGCAGCCCAAGGATGTCAATAGAAGGACCCTATAAGCGTGACGATCCCGATAAAGCTAAAAAGCAAATCCCGAGGAAGGATCTTGGCCGATATTCGGTCTTTCTCAATGATGAACTCGCCTTGGCCCACAATAGATCGTACTTCTATATGGAGAATATGGTAAATGAGGCGCTAGAGCGACGACGCAATAAGAACAGTTATGTTGGACCCATAGGGAATCTAAGGACCGAACGACTGCGCGTTcttattaaaactttaattgagAAAAAGGGACGCCGAGTAGATCCCCAAGAGTTGAACAGGATCATCGACAAAGTTGATCTCAGCCATCACGTTGAAAAGAAACGTCTGAAGCAAATAGCCATTGAGATCTCGACGCTTTACAGCTCCGTTGTGCAGTCGAATTCGAATTTTAACAAGTCGAAACTCCCAGCGTCTCAGAGACGCCCCAAAAAAGTACTAGGGACTCTAAATATTGCGATCCATGAGCCCCTCGTAAATCGTAATAATAGTAAAGTCTCTAGCAAGCGCAATACCTGGCTGAAACCTCAGGATCATCGTAAATCTTTAGTAACCCATCGAACTACTTGGAAAGGCAGCCATAACAAGGATATGGAAAGGCTCTCAACGAAACACAGGAAATCgttatag